A DNA window from Panthera tigris isolate Pti1 chromosome X, P.tigris_Pti1_mat1.1, whole genome shotgun sequence contains the following coding sequences:
- the RAB33A gene encoding ras-related protein Rab-33A has translation MAQPILGHGSLQPTSAAGLASLELDSSLDQYVQIRIFKIIVIGDSNVGKTCLTFRFCGGTFPDKTEATIGVDFREKTVEIEGEKIKVQVWDTAGQERFRKSMVEHYYRNVHAVVFVYDVTKMTSFTNLKMWIQECNGHAVPPLVPKVLVGNKCDLREQIQVPSNLALKFADAHNMLLFETSAKDPKESQNVESIFMCLACRLKAQKSLLYRDAERQQGKVQKLESPQEANSKASCPC, from the exons ATGGCGCAGCCCATCCTGGGCCATGGGAGCCTGCAGCCCACCTCGGCCGCGGGCCTGGCGTCCCTGGAGCTCGACTCTTCGCTGGACCAGTACGTGCAGATTCGCATCTTCAAAATCATCGTGATTGGGGACTCCAACGTGGGCAAGACCTGCCTGACCTTCCGCTTCTGCGGGGGGACCTTCCCGGACAAGACTGAGGCCACCATTGGCGTGGACTTCAGGGAGAAGACCGTGGAAATCGAGGGCGAGAAGATCAAG GTTCAAGTATGGGACACAGCAGGTCAGGAACGCTTCCGCAAAAGCATGGTCGAGCATTACTACCGCAATGTGCATGCAGTGGTCTTCGTCTATGACGTCACCAAGATGACATCCTTCACCAACCTCAAAATGTGGATCCAAGAATGCAACGGGCATGCTGTGCCCCCACTAGTCCCCAAAGTGCTTGTGGGCAACAAGTGTGACTTGAGGGAACAGATCCAGGTGCCCTCCAACTTAGCCCTGAAATTTGCTGATGCCCACAACATGCTCTTGTTTGAGACTTCGGCCAAGGACCCCAAAGAGAGCCAGAATGTGGAGTCAATTTTCATGTGCCTGGCTTGCCGATTAAAGGCTCAGAAATCCCTGCTCTATCGTGATGCTGAGAGGCAGCAGGGGAAGGTGCAGAAACTGGAGTCCCCACAGGAAGCTAACAGCAAAGCTTCCTGTCCTTGTTGA